One Coleofasciculus sp. FACHB-1120 genomic window carries:
- a CDS encoding IS1 family transposase (programmed frameshift) — protein sequence MPACPTCASTHTVKNGRIHNGKQRFKCHGCGRQFVEQPTQKVIDQATRNLIDRLLLERISLAGIARAVQVSEQWLQSYVNEKYAGVPRSVQVTPKKKGKLTMQCDELWSFVDNKGNKQWVWLALDADTREIVGVYIGNRDETAAWKLWDSLPPVYRQCAVAYTDFWAAYAAVFPSKRHQAVGKETGQTSYIERFNNTLRQRVSRLVRKTLSFSKSLENHIGAIWYFIHHYNASLLL from the exons ATGCCTGCCTGCCCAACTTGTGCATCTACCCACACGGTCAAGAACGGTCGTATTCACAACGGCAAACAACGGTTCAAGTGTCACGGTTGTGGACGACAGTTCGTTGAACAACCGACACAGAAAGTGATTGACCAAGCGACACGGAATCTCATTGACCGATTGCTGCTCGAACGAATTTCGTTGGCTGGAATTGCTCGGGCTGTCCAAGTGTCTGAGCAATGGCTGCAATCCTACGTCAATGAGAAATATGCTGGGGTGCCTCGAAGCGTGCAGGTAACCCCGAAAA AAAAGGGGAAGCTAACGATGCAATGCGATGAATTATGGTCATTTGTGGACAATAAAGGCAATAAGCAGTGGGTCTGGTTAGCACTCGATGCAGACACTCGTGAGATTGTCGGGGTCTACATCGGTAATCGCGACGAGACAGCCGCCTGGAAATTATGGGATTCCTTGCCTCCGGTCTACCGTCAATGTGCAGTCGCCTACACCGATTTCTGGGCAGCTTATGCAGCCGTGTTTCCCAGCAAGCGACATCAAGCTGTGGGAAAAGAGACTGGACAGACCAGCTACATTGAACGGTTTAACAATACCTTACGCCAACGAGTTTCTCGATTAGTCCGCAAAACCCTGTCGTTTTCAAAGTCACTAGAGAATCACATTGGCGCAATTTGGTACTTCATCCATCATTACAATGCATCATTACTTCTTTAG
- the thrB gene encoding homoserine kinase gives MHPVSSVTVSVPATTANLGPGFDCIGAALALYNQFKFTRLEADAATLLSITVEGTEAARVNTGADNLVYQSFVKLYEHIGKTPPPVQIEIELGVPLARGLGSSATAIVGGLVGANCLAGAPLDENEVSRIAIALEGHPDNVVPALLGGCRLAATGLIDEPHRHGELKEEWEICEIPWHSEIVPVVAIPDFELSTEEARRVLPTQYSRADAIFNTAHLGLLLRGLETGRGDWLRVAMQDRIHQPYRTALIQGYDAVHSAAMAAGAFGMVISGAGPTLLALVEKALAPTVVEVMAAAWKDEGIMAQVRSLSIDTHGAKTSNIS, from the coding sequence ATGCATCCTGTTTCTAGCGTTACCGTCAGCGTTCCAGCCACAACTGCTAACTTGGGGCCGGGTTTTGATTGTATAGGCGCAGCTTTAGCGCTGTACAACCAGTTCAAGTTCACCCGCCTGGAAGCGGATGCTGCAACACTACTCAGCATTACGGTTGAGGGTACAGAAGCCGCACGAGTCAACACGGGTGCTGATAATCTGGTTTACCAGTCATTCGTGAAATTGTACGAACATATCGGGAAGACGCCACCGCCTGTGCAGATTGAGATCGAATTGGGTGTACCGCTGGCAAGAGGCTTGGGGAGTTCGGCAACGGCAATTGTGGGAGGTTTGGTGGGTGCGAACTGTCTGGCTGGGGCCCCTCTAGATGAAAATGAGGTGAGCAGAATTGCGATCGCTCTGGAAGGACATCCTGATAATGTGGTTCCAGCACTGTTGGGGGGGTGTCGTCTGGCAGCGACGGGTTTGATTGACGAACCGCATAGACACGGAGAACTCAAAGAAGAATGGGAAATTTGTGAGATTCCTTGGCATTCTGAGATTGTGCCGGTGGTAGCGATTCCAGATTTTGAACTTTCGACGGAAGAAGCGCGGCGGGTTTTACCAACTCAGTACAGTCGCGCCGATGCAATTTTTAATACGGCTCATCTGGGTTTATTGTTGCGAGGGTTGGAAACCGGCAGGGGTGACTGGTTGCGAGTTGCGATGCAAGACCGAATCCATCAGCCTTATCGGACAGCATTGATTCAAGGATATGATGCTGTCCATTCGGCAGCAATGGCAGCTGGTGCTTTCGGGATGGTGATTAGTGGTGCGGGGCCAACTTTATTAGCTTTAGTAGAGAAGGCGTTGGCACCGACAGTTGTGGAGGTAATGGCGGCGGCTTGGAAGGATGAAGGAATTATGGCACAAGTGCGATCACTCTCGATTGACACTCACGGCGCGAAAACCTCTAATATTTCCTGA
- a CDS encoding ATP-binding protein: MAKEKILVVEDERIVAKDIVKSLQRLGYKVGASVASGEEALQKVAEIQPDLVLMDIMLKGKLDGIETTEKIHENFDIPVVYLTAYADEKTLERAKITEPFGYIIKPFDERDLHTTIEIALRRHLAEAATRVALEKEKQLSELKSRFWFMVAHEFRNPLTAILSSAELLESYSHELSELKRREYFYLIQTSVHSLNNLLNEVLEFGKAEEGKLECKPESLDLVCFCRDLVEHIKFSSGSKHRIIFTNQGDCPDACLDEKLLRHIFSNLLVNAIKYSPEGSNIHFELLCENEKAVFQIKDNGIGIPPDDLELLFDSFHRATNVSNIPGHGLGLTIVKKCLDLQSGEIAVNSKVGVGTNFTVTLPLNICVIQDKNVRS; this comes from the coding sequence ATGGCAAAGGAAAAAATTTTGGTCGTTGAAGATGAAAGAATTGTTGCCAAAGATATTGTCAAAAGCTTACAACGTTTAGGATATAAGGTTGGCGCTTCTGTTGCTTCAGGAGAGGAGGCACTTCAAAAAGTAGCAGAAATTCAACCCGATCTAGTGTTAATGGATATTATGCTAAAAGGAAAACTAGATGGAATAGAAACTACTGAAAAAATTCATGAAAATTTTGATATTCCGGTAGTTTATTTAACGGCTTATGCGGATGAAAAAACCCTAGAAAGAGCCAAGATTACAGAGCCATTTGGTTATATAATTAAACCTTTTGACGAAAGAGATTTACATACCACGATTGAAATCGCGCTTCGCAGACATTTAGCCGAAGCAGCAACTCGCGTGGCTCTAGAAAAAGAAAAACAACTGAGCGAACTCAAATCTCGCTTTTGGTTCATGGTTGCCCACGAATTTCGTAATCCGCTGACGGCAATTTTATCTTCTGCGGAATTACTGGAATCTTATAGTCACGAATTATCAGAACTTAAAAGACGCGAATATTTCTATCTTATTCAAACCTCAGTTCATTCGCTGAACAATTTGTTGAATGAAGTTTTAGAGTTCGGGAAAGCCGAAGAAGGAAAGCTGGAATGTAAGCCGGAAAGCCTGGATCTCGTATGTTTTTGCCGAGATTTGGTAGAACATATAAAATTCAGCTCTGGTTCAAAACATAGAATCATTTTTACAAATCAAGGTGATTGTCCTGATGCTTGTTTGGATGAAAAATTGCTACGGCATATTTTTAGCAACTTATTGGTAAATGCGATTAAGTATTCACCCGAAGGCAGCAATATCCACTTTGAACTTTTGTGTGAGAATGAAAAGGCAGTTTTTCAGATAAAAGACAACGGAATTGGCATTCCGCCAGACGACCTAGAACTTTTGTTTGACTCATTTCATCGAGCGACAAATGTGAGTAATATTCCGGGTCATGGGCTTGGACTAACGATTGTCAAAAAATGTTTAGACTTACAGAGTGGAGAGATTGCTGTAAACAGTAAAGTTGGAGTGGGAACTAATTTTACAGTCACGCTGCCATTGAACATCTGTGTAATACAGGACAAAAATGTTCGTTCATAG
- a CDS encoding Yip1 family protein, with protein sequence MNLFKRIPNILLHPKSEWRAIATETTSSVRLYNLYIAPLAAIAPIAAAIGWAVIGINTSSLVTSRLPLVPAIVYAGVSFLLTLLSVFLLSLIINAFAPQFSAEKNQRQALKVAAYANTPAWLAGILRVIPSFTIFAFILGLYSVYLLYLGLPIVMKCPKTKTTAYTAVSLAGAIILYVLVIGISNLLVRFPKPML encoded by the coding sequence ATGAACTTATTTAAGCGCATTCCCAACATCCTGTTGCACCCCAAAAGTGAGTGGCGAGCGATCGCAACAGAAACGACCTCAAGCGTTAGATTATATAACCTCTATATTGCTCCTCTAGCAGCGATCGCACCAATCGCTGCTGCAATTGGTTGGGCAGTTATCGGCATCAATACTTCCAGCCTCGTTACGTCTCGATTGCCATTAGTGCCAGCTATTGTATATGCAGGCGTTAGCTTTTTATTAACCCTATTAAGTGTATTTCTCTTATCACTAATTATTAATGCCTTCGCCCCTCAATTTTCAGCCGAGAAAAATCAGCGACAAGCTCTTAAAGTGGCGGCTTATGCCAACACACCTGCCTGGTTAGCCGGTATCCTTCGAGTCATCCCAAGTTTTACAATTTTCGCTTTTATCTTGGGGTTGTATAGCGTATATCTGCTATATCTCGGATTGCCGATTGTGATGAAATGTCCAAAAACAAAAACAACCGCTTACACTGCGGTATCACTTGCGGGTGCGATTATCCTCTATGTACTTGTTATTGGAATTAGCAATTTATTAGTTAGATTTCCTAAACCAATGCTCTAA
- a CDS encoding histidine kinase dimerization/phosphoacceptor domain -containing protein — MPTKGLLSLESVIDRRPLTVSPDTLVIDAIAMMGKAKSSCVLPSLKIPPEAVLMSEARASSVFVVDGLHLLGVFTHTDAIRIIASEINLAEVKIASVMTQPSIALTESDIESDTENIFTALLILRQHQIRHLPVVDVQKQVVGVITLESIRQALPLDELIKSQPLIEAMTASVIQAPATASALSLAQLMAEHQVNCVVLTEETSELSSIQDSKLQPKPLSEANVQTSKSASHRYANETQNVRPTPTLTIPLNAVGIVIERDIIDLQALSLDLSQIQAFRVMNAPVLSLSPSDSVLVALWEMQQHQVQRVVVSDNGRDLLGIVTQTSFLQTLDLTQISTAVERLQQSITQFEAESSVPPHNETLEPQGQESPAELLEQLERNRLLTTIALRIHQSLNLDEILNTAVAEVRQFLQTDRVIIYRFNPDLSGTVVVESVAEGWQPALSSTIHDNCFGKNYAQSYKKGRIQVTEDIYTAGLTQCHIDILALYDIRGSLVVPILQGEHLWGLLCAYHCSGPRRWREFEIDLLKQLSTQVAIAIQQSELYQQVQAELAERKRAEEQLKASLKEKEVLLKEIHHRVKNNLQIISSLLKLQSAYTKEEQVLGMFKDSQNRIRSMALIHEKLYQSKDLSRIDFAEYIHDLARNLLRSYKASSQAITLKTTVNKITLNIDTAIPCGLIINELMSNSLKHAFPTPSEDNEICINIYSSGNHQFILSVSDNGIGFPTDLDFRNTESLGLELVCTLTEQLDGTIELDSSKGTSFNITFSEIGNIGRHK, encoded by the coding sequence ATGCCAACAAAGGGATTGCTTAGCTTAGAGTCCGTCATCGATCGTCGTCCTCTGACCGTATCACCTGACACCCTAGTAATAGATGCGATCGCTATGATGGGCAAAGCGAAAAGCAGTTGCGTACTTCCTAGTTTGAAGATACCGCCAGAAGCAGTGCTGATGAGCGAGGCACGAGCCAGCAGTGTCTTTGTCGTAGACGGGTTACACCTACTTGGAGTGTTTACTCACACCGATGCGATTCGGATAATCGCCTCAGAAATCAATTTAGCTGAAGTGAAGATTGCCTCGGTGATGACGCAGCCAAGCATCGCCCTGACTGAATCCGACATTGAATCTGACACCGAAAATATTTTCACTGCATTATTAATCCTGCGCCAGCACCAAATTCGCCACCTACCTGTTGTAGACGTGCAAAAGCAAGTAGTGGGTGTTATCACCCTCGAAAGTATTCGTCAAGCACTGCCACTCGACGAGCTAATCAAATCCCAGCCTTTGATAGAGGCGATGACTGCCTCGGTTATTCAAGCACCGGCGACGGCTTCGGCGCTGAGCTTAGCTCAGTTAATGGCAGAACACCAGGTCAATTGTGTTGTGCTTACAGAAGAAACTTCCGAGTTGAGTTCTATTCAAGACTCAAAACTTCAACCCAAGCCCTTAAGCGAAGCGAATGTTCAAACCTCAAAAAGTGCTAGCCACCGCTACGCTAACGAAACTCAAAACGTGCGACCTACCCCTACGCTAACAATCCCCCTAAATGCAGTGGGGATTGTCATCGAACGAGACATCATCGATCTTCAAGCTCTCAGCCTGGATTTATCGCAGATACAGGCGTTTAGGGTAATGAACGCACCTGTGTTGTCTTTAAGCCCCTCAGATTCAGTGCTGGTTGCCCTTTGGGAAATGCAGCAGCACCAGGTGCAGCGAGTCGTGGTGTCGGATAATGGTAGGGATCTGTTAGGGATTGTTACCCAAACCAGTTTTCTGCAAACCCTTGATCTCACACAAATATCTACAGCAGTAGAGCGATTGCAGCAATCGATCACGCAGTTTGAAGCCGAATCCTCTGTCCCCCCGCATAATGAAACCCTAGAACCTCAAGGACAGGAAAGCCCAGCGGAACTGTTAGAACAGCTTGAGCGCAATCGCCTGTTAACCACAATTGCCCTCCGCATTCATCAATCACTCAATTTGGATGAAATTCTGAACACAGCAGTCGCCGAAGTGCGGCAATTTCTCCAAACTGACCGTGTGATTATCTACCGTTTCAATCCAGATTTGAGTGGCACTGTCGTTGTCGAATCTGTCGCTGAGGGCTGGCAACCGGCTCTGAGCAGCACAATTCATGACAATTGCTTTGGAAAAAATTATGCCCAATCCTACAAAAAAGGGCGCATTCAAGTCACGGAAGATATTTATACCGCCGGATTAACCCAATGTCATATCGATATCCTGGCTTTGTATGATATCCGAGGCAGCCTCGTGGTTCCGATTCTGCAAGGAGAACATTTGTGGGGTCTGCTGTGCGCCTATCACTGTTCGGGACCGAGGCGTTGGCGGGAGTTTGAGATTGATTTGCTCAAACAATTGTCAACGCAGGTAGCGATCGCAATTCAGCAGTCTGAACTTTATCAGCAAGTACAAGCCGAACTTGCGGAACGCAAACGGGCAGAAGAGCAGCTCAAAGCTTCGCTCAAAGAAAAAGAGGTGCTACTGAAAGAAATTCACCACCGCGTCAAAAACAATTTACAGATTATTTCTAGTCTGTTAAAGCTGCAATCTGCCTATACCAAAGAGGAACAGGTTCTGGGAATGTTCAAGGACAGTCAGAATCGTATCCGCTCGATGGCTCTCATTCACGAAAAATTGTATCAGTCCAAAGACCTATCTAGGATAGACTTTGCTGAATATATCCACGATCTAGCCAGAAATTTGCTTCGTTCCTACAAAGCAAGCTCTCAGGCAATTACGCTGAAAACAACCGTTAATAAAATTACCCTAAACATTGATACAGCGATTCCTTGCGGCCTAATTATCAATGAATTAATGTCCAATTCTTTAAAACACGCTTTTCCCACCCCCAGTGAAGACAATGAAATTTGTATTAATATTTACTCAAGCGGCAATCATCAATTTATTTTGAGCGTCAGTGATAACGGGATCGGGTTTCCGACAGACTTAGACTTCCGGAATACTGAATCTTTAGGCTTAGAGTTAGTATGCACCCTTACCGAACAATTAGACGGGACGATTGAACTGGATAGTAGTAAGGGGACAAGCTTTAACATCACATTTTCAGAAATTGGCAATATAGGAAGGCATAAATAA